A section of the Suncus etruscus isolate mSunEtr1 chromosome X, mSunEtr1.pri.cur, whole genome shotgun sequence genome encodes:
- the PABIR2 gene encoding PABIR family member 2 isoform X2, with protein MAQEKMDLDLESENTTTDGGTLKRSSSAPLIHGLSELSQIFQSCSFRPRRNSATVMTHYNMLLSSTPIPNSRLHQIKREEGLDMMREAAHEREVQAAMQISQSWDESLSLSDSDCDKPEKLYSPKRIDFTPVSPAPSPTRGIGKMFVNSSGLPPSSFSSPRRFSRSHSPVKCIRPSVLPPIKRKGEMETESQPKRVFQGSTSMLTTESSKFSDLSSCSNILDGSNSSNGLSSDSLAKGSPAADSSVACSNSCSPFILMDDLSPK; from the exons ATGGCTCAGGAGAAAATGGACCTGGACCTGGAATCTGAAAACACCACCACCGATGGGGGCACCCTGAAGCGCTCCAGCAGCGCTCCCCTCATCCACGGGCTCAG TGAGCTTTCACAGATTTTTCAATCTTGTTCATTTCGGCCTCGGAGGAATAGTGCAACAGTTATGACCCATTACAATATG tTGCTGTCATCCACACCTATTCCTAATAGCAGACTGCATCAAATCAAAAGG GAAGAAGGCCTGGATATGATGAGAGAGGCTGCACATGAAAG GGAAGTGCAGGCAGCAATGCAGATAAGCCAGTCCTGGGATGAGAGTTTGAGCCTG AGTGATAGTGATTGTGACAAGCCAGAGAAATTATACTCTCCTAAAAGGATTGACTTTACTCCAGTGTCTCCTGCACCATCACCCACCAGAGGAATTGGAAAG ATGTTTGTGAACAGCAGTGGGCTACCACCAAGTTCCTTTTCTAGTCCGAGACGCTTTTCCAG GAGCCACAGTCCAGTCAAGTGCATCAGGCCCAGTGTTCTTCCTCCGATTAAAAGAAAAG GTGAAATGGAGACAGAAAGCCAGCCTAAGAGAGTTTTCCAAGGATCAACCAGTATGCTGACCACTGAGTCTTCAAAGTTTTCTGATCTCAgttcatg TTCAAATATTTTGGATGGCAGTAATAGCAGCAATGGCTTATCCTCAGACTCACTGGCTAAAGGCAGCCCAGCCGCAGACTCTTCAGTAGCATGCTCCAATTCATGCTCTCCGTTCATCTTGATGGATGATCTCTCACCCAAGTGA
- the PABIR2 gene encoding PABIR family member 2 isoform X7 → MAQEKMDLDLESENTTTDGGTLKRSSSAPLIHGLSELSQIFQSCSFRPRRNSATVMTHYNMVSREEEGLDMMREAAHEREVQAAMQISQSWDESLSLSDSDCDKPEKLYSPKRIDFTPVSPAPSPTRGIGKMFVNSSGLPPSSFSSPRRFSRSHSPVKCIRPSVLPPIKRKGEMETESQPKRVFQGSTSMLTTESSKFSDLSSWWCYQGEEIPALTRCVEHLQMNE, encoded by the exons ATGGCTCAGGAGAAAATGGACCTGGACCTGGAATCTGAAAACACCACCACCGATGGGGGCACCCTGAAGCGCTCCAGCAGCGCTCCCCTCATCCACGGGCTCAG TGAGCTTTCACAGATTTTTCAATCTTGTTCATTTCGGCCTCGGAGGAATAGTGCAACAGTTATGACCCATTACAATATGGTAAGTAGAGAA GAAGAAGGCCTGGATATGATGAGAGAGGCTGCACATGAAAG GGAAGTGCAGGCAGCAATGCAGATAAGCCAGTCCTGGGATGAGAGTTTGAGCCTG AGTGATAGTGATTGTGACAAGCCAGAGAAATTATACTCTCCTAAAAGGATTGACTTTACTCCAGTGTCTCCTGCACCATCACCCACCAGAGGAATTGGAAAG ATGTTTGTGAACAGCAGTGGGCTACCACCAAGTTCCTTTTCTAGTCCGAGACGCTTTTCCAG GAGCCACAGTCCAGTCAAGTGCATCAGGCCCAGTGTTCTTCCTCCGATTAAAAGAAAAG GTGAAATGGAGACAGAAAGCCAGCCTAAGAGAGTTTTCCAAGGATCAACCAGTATGCTGACCACTGAGTCTTCAAAGTTTTCTGATCTCAgttcatg GTGGTGTTATCAAGGAGAAGAAATCCCTGCCTTGACCAGATGTGTGGAGCATctacaaatgaatgaataa
- the PABIR2 gene encoding PABIR family member 2 isoform X5, with the protein MAQEKMDLDLESENTTTDGGTLKRSSSAPLIHGLSELSQIFQSCSFRPRRNSATVMTHYNMLLSSTPIPNSRLHQIKREEGLDMMREAAHEREVQAAMQISQSWDESLSLSDSDCDKPEKLYSPKRIDFTPVSPAPSPTRGIGKMFVNSSGLPPSSFSSPRRFSRSHSPVKCIRPSVLPPIKRKGEMETESQPKRVFQGSTSMLTTESSKFSDLSSWWCYQGEEIPALTRCVEHLQMNE; encoded by the exons ATGGCTCAGGAGAAAATGGACCTGGACCTGGAATCTGAAAACACCACCACCGATGGGGGCACCCTGAAGCGCTCCAGCAGCGCTCCCCTCATCCACGGGCTCAG TGAGCTTTCACAGATTTTTCAATCTTGTTCATTTCGGCCTCGGAGGAATAGTGCAACAGTTATGACCCATTACAATATG tTGCTGTCATCCACACCTATTCCTAATAGCAGACTGCATCAAATCAAAAGG GAAGAAGGCCTGGATATGATGAGAGAGGCTGCACATGAAAG GGAAGTGCAGGCAGCAATGCAGATAAGCCAGTCCTGGGATGAGAGTTTGAGCCTG AGTGATAGTGATTGTGACAAGCCAGAGAAATTATACTCTCCTAAAAGGATTGACTTTACTCCAGTGTCTCCTGCACCATCACCCACCAGAGGAATTGGAAAG ATGTTTGTGAACAGCAGTGGGCTACCACCAAGTTCCTTTTCTAGTCCGAGACGCTTTTCCAG GAGCCACAGTCCAGTCAAGTGCATCAGGCCCAGTGTTCTTCCTCCGATTAAAAGAAAAG GTGAAATGGAGACAGAAAGCCAGCCTAAGAGAGTTTTCCAAGGATCAACCAGTATGCTGACCACTGAGTCTTCAAAGTTTTCTGATCTCAgttcatg GTGGTGTTATCAAGGAGAAGAAATCCCTGCCTTGACCAGATGTGTGGAGCATctacaaatgaatgaataa
- the PABIR2 gene encoding PABIR family member 2 isoform X3 has protein sequence MAQEKMDLDLESENTTTDGGTLKRSSSAPLIHGLSELSQIFQSCSFRPRRNSATVMTHYNMEEGLDMMREAAHEREVQAAMQISQSWDESLSLSDSDCDKPEKLYSPKRIDFTPVSPAPSPTRGIGKMFVNSSGLPPSSFSSPRRFSRSHSPVKCIRPSVLPPIKRKGEMETESQPKRVFQGSTSMLTTESSKFSDLSSCSNILDGSNSSNGLSSDSLAKGSPAADSSVACSNSCSPFILMDDLSPK, from the exons ATGGCTCAGGAGAAAATGGACCTGGACCTGGAATCTGAAAACACCACCACCGATGGGGGCACCCTGAAGCGCTCCAGCAGCGCTCCCCTCATCCACGGGCTCAG TGAGCTTTCACAGATTTTTCAATCTTGTTCATTTCGGCCTCGGAGGAATAGTGCAACAGTTATGACCCATTACAATATG GAAGAAGGCCTGGATATGATGAGAGAGGCTGCACATGAAAG GGAAGTGCAGGCAGCAATGCAGATAAGCCAGTCCTGGGATGAGAGTTTGAGCCTG AGTGATAGTGATTGTGACAAGCCAGAGAAATTATACTCTCCTAAAAGGATTGACTTTACTCCAGTGTCTCCTGCACCATCACCCACCAGAGGAATTGGAAAG ATGTTTGTGAACAGCAGTGGGCTACCACCAAGTTCCTTTTCTAGTCCGAGACGCTTTTCCAG GAGCCACAGTCCAGTCAAGTGCATCAGGCCCAGTGTTCTTCCTCCGATTAAAAGAAAAG GTGAAATGGAGACAGAAAGCCAGCCTAAGAGAGTTTTCCAAGGATCAACCAGTATGCTGACCACTGAGTCTTCAAAGTTTTCTGATCTCAgttcatg TTCAAATATTTTGGATGGCAGTAATAGCAGCAATGGCTTATCCTCAGACTCACTGGCTAAAGGCAGCCCAGCCGCAGACTCTTCAGTAGCATGCTCCAATTCATGCTCTCCGTTCATCTTGATGGATGATCTCTCACCCAAGTGA
- the PABIR2 gene encoding PABIR family member 2 isoform X4 → MAQEKMDLDLESENTTTDGGTLKRSSSAPLIHGLSELSQIFQSCSFRPRRNSATVMTHYNMVSRELLSSTPIPNSRLHQIKREEGLDMMREAAHEREVQAAMQISQSWDESLSLSDSDCDKPEKLYSPKRIDFTPVSPAPSPTRGIGKMFVNSSGLPPSSFSSPRRFSRSHSPVKCIRPSVLPPIKRKGEMETESQPKRVFQGSTSMLTTESSKFSDLSSWWCYQGEEIPALTRCVEHLQMNE, encoded by the exons ATGGCTCAGGAGAAAATGGACCTGGACCTGGAATCTGAAAACACCACCACCGATGGGGGCACCCTGAAGCGCTCCAGCAGCGCTCCCCTCATCCACGGGCTCAG TGAGCTTTCACAGATTTTTCAATCTTGTTCATTTCGGCCTCGGAGGAATAGTGCAACAGTTATGACCCATTACAATATGGTAAGTAGAGAA tTGCTGTCATCCACACCTATTCCTAATAGCAGACTGCATCAAATCAAAAGG GAAGAAGGCCTGGATATGATGAGAGAGGCTGCACATGAAAG GGAAGTGCAGGCAGCAATGCAGATAAGCCAGTCCTGGGATGAGAGTTTGAGCCTG AGTGATAGTGATTGTGACAAGCCAGAGAAATTATACTCTCCTAAAAGGATTGACTTTACTCCAGTGTCTCCTGCACCATCACCCACCAGAGGAATTGGAAAG ATGTTTGTGAACAGCAGTGGGCTACCACCAAGTTCCTTTTCTAGTCCGAGACGCTTTTCCAG GAGCCACAGTCCAGTCAAGTGCATCAGGCCCAGTGTTCTTCCTCCGATTAAAAGAAAAG GTGAAATGGAGACAGAAAGCCAGCCTAAGAGAGTTTTCCAAGGATCAACCAGTATGCTGACCACTGAGTCTTCAAAGTTTTCTGATCTCAgttcatg GTGGTGTTATCAAGGAGAAGAAATCCCTGCCTTGACCAGATGTGTGGAGCATctacaaatgaatgaataa
- the PABIR2 gene encoding PABIR family member 2 isoform X6, with protein sequence MAQEKMDLDLESENTTTDGGTLKRSSSAPLIHGLSELSQIFQSCSFRPRRNSATVMTHYNMEEGLDMMREAAHEREVQAAMQISQSWDESLSLSDSDCDKPEKLYSPKRIDFTPVSPAPSPTRGIGKMFVNSSGLPPSSFSSPRRFSRSHSPVKCIRPSVLPPIKRKGEMETESQPKRVFQGSTSMLTTESSKFSDLSSWWCYQGEEIPALTRCVEHLQMNE encoded by the exons ATGGCTCAGGAGAAAATGGACCTGGACCTGGAATCTGAAAACACCACCACCGATGGGGGCACCCTGAAGCGCTCCAGCAGCGCTCCCCTCATCCACGGGCTCAG TGAGCTTTCACAGATTTTTCAATCTTGTTCATTTCGGCCTCGGAGGAATAGTGCAACAGTTATGACCCATTACAATATG GAAGAAGGCCTGGATATGATGAGAGAGGCTGCACATGAAAG GGAAGTGCAGGCAGCAATGCAGATAAGCCAGTCCTGGGATGAGAGTTTGAGCCTG AGTGATAGTGATTGTGACAAGCCAGAGAAATTATACTCTCCTAAAAGGATTGACTTTACTCCAGTGTCTCCTGCACCATCACCCACCAGAGGAATTGGAAAG ATGTTTGTGAACAGCAGTGGGCTACCACCAAGTTCCTTTTCTAGTCCGAGACGCTTTTCCAG GAGCCACAGTCCAGTCAAGTGCATCAGGCCCAGTGTTCTTCCTCCGATTAAAAGAAAAG GTGAAATGGAGACAGAAAGCCAGCCTAAGAGAGTTTTCCAAGGATCAACCAGTATGCTGACCACTGAGTCTTCAAAGTTTTCTGATCTCAgttcatg GTGGTGTTATCAAGGAGAAGAAATCCCTGCCTTGACCAGATGTGTGGAGCATctacaaatgaatgaataa
- the PABIR2 gene encoding PABIR family member 2 isoform X1 — MAQEKMDLDLESENTTTDGGTLKRSSSAPLIHGLSELSQIFQSCSFRPRRNSATVMTHYNMVSRELLSSTPIPNSRLHQIKREEGLDMMREAAHEREVQAAMQISQSWDESLSLSDSDCDKPEKLYSPKRIDFTPVSPAPSPTRGIGKMFVNSSGLPPSSFSSPRRFSRSHSPVKCIRPSVLPPIKRKGEMETESQPKRVFQGSTSMLTTESSKFSDLSSCSNILDGSNSSNGLSSDSLAKGSPAADSSVACSNSCSPFILMDDLSPK; from the exons ATGGCTCAGGAGAAAATGGACCTGGACCTGGAATCTGAAAACACCACCACCGATGGGGGCACCCTGAAGCGCTCCAGCAGCGCTCCCCTCATCCACGGGCTCAG TGAGCTTTCACAGATTTTTCAATCTTGTTCATTTCGGCCTCGGAGGAATAGTGCAACAGTTATGACCCATTACAATATGGTAAGTAGAGAA tTGCTGTCATCCACACCTATTCCTAATAGCAGACTGCATCAAATCAAAAGG GAAGAAGGCCTGGATATGATGAGAGAGGCTGCACATGAAAG GGAAGTGCAGGCAGCAATGCAGATAAGCCAGTCCTGGGATGAGAGTTTGAGCCTG AGTGATAGTGATTGTGACAAGCCAGAGAAATTATACTCTCCTAAAAGGATTGACTTTACTCCAGTGTCTCCTGCACCATCACCCACCAGAGGAATTGGAAAG ATGTTTGTGAACAGCAGTGGGCTACCACCAAGTTCCTTTTCTAGTCCGAGACGCTTTTCCAG GAGCCACAGTCCAGTCAAGTGCATCAGGCCCAGTGTTCTTCCTCCGATTAAAAGAAAAG GTGAAATGGAGACAGAAAGCCAGCCTAAGAGAGTTTTCCAAGGATCAACCAGTATGCTGACCACTGAGTCTTCAAAGTTTTCTGATCTCAgttcatg TTCAAATATTTTGGATGGCAGTAATAGCAGCAATGGCTTATCCTCAGACTCACTGGCTAAAGGCAGCCCAGCCGCAGACTCTTCAGTAGCATGCTCCAATTCATGCTCTCCGTTCATCTTGATGGATGATCTCTCACCCAAGTGA